Proteins co-encoded in one Stomoxys calcitrans chromosome 5, idStoCalc2.1, whole genome shotgun sequence genomic window:
- the LOC106091530 gene encoding putative inorganic phosphate cotransporter isoform X1 — translation MDTEPKRKGYIMGMRYIQATLLFIALVAMYFSRVNIGVAVVAMTNAETTNPNFPEFDWSEKQISYILSSFYWGFCVTQLPGGVLCKKYGSKLIMGLAIFCSGVLSVLTPFSVNWGGWKSLCVIRIVLGLAQGLIMPCVFDHLAKWSPEQERNRLGAFSHTGYDCGMVLAMALSGVIAESSMGWPGISYVSAGLCFVWCLLWLIFAANNPGDSKYISEVEKLYIESSNNQEVERKMQIPWRAIFTSIPFIALLVVRSAEQWGLTTLETQIPSYLNGVLKMEIRSNAFFSALPFLASWLISYIFMILADILQNRQILSLTAIRKVINSVAYWIPALGFIAMGFLDENQKTWALSIMIFSTAINGGEIIGSSLNAIDLSPNHAGLLYSIINTVASVVALMSPLAAGFIVTDVHSRYQWQMVFVIAAVVFIVGNLVYIIFGTAKVQSWNSIEEDKTYPEPEDIESESDSCKHKTSFLNRNVGNPLSY, via the exons ATGGACACGGAGCCAAaaagaaaag GCTATATCATGGGTATGCGTTATATCCAAGCTACCCTGCTATTTATAGCTTTAGTGGCCATGTATTTCAGTCGTGTCAATATCGGTGTGGCAGTGGTGGCCATGACCAATGCCGAAACTACCAATCCAAATTTTCcg GAATTCGATTGGAGCGAAAAACAAATCTCCTACATACTGTCCAGCTTCTATTGGGGCTTTTGTGTAACACAACTTCCTGGAGGAGTTTTGTGTAAAAAATACGGTTCCAAACTCATCATGGGTTTGGCCATCTTCTGTTCTGGTGTTTTGAGTGTTTTAACTCCCTTCTCTGTGAATTGGGGTGGCTGGAAGAGTCTGTGTGTTATACGTATTGTCTTGGGTCTGGCCCAAGGTCTGATAATGCCTTGTGTGTTTGATCACTTGGCCAAATGGTCACCCGAACAGGAACGCAATCGTTTGGGAGCCTTCAGTCATACAGGCTATGATTGTGGCATGGTTTTGGCCATGGCTCTAAGTGGAGTCATAGCTGAAAGCAGCATGGGATGGCCTGGAATTTCTTATGTCTCGGCGGGCCTATGTTTTGTCTGGTGTCTATTGTGGTTGATTTTTGCAGCCAATAATCCGGGAGATTCCAAGTATATAAGTGAAGTGGAAAAACTCTACATAGAATCCTCGAATAATCAAGAAGTGGAGAGGAAAATGCAAATTCCTTGGAGAGCCATATTTACCTCAATACCATTCATAGCCCTGTTGGTGGTACGCTCCGCAGAGCAATGGGGCTTGACCACGCTGGAAACGCAAATACCTTCCTACCTAAATGGTGTGCTCAAAATGGAAATACGCTCGAATGCCTTCTTCTCTGCCTTGCCttttttggccagttggttaaTCTCCTACATCTTCATGATATTGGCGGATATTTTACAAAATCGCCAAATATTATCCTTGACAGCCATTAGGAAGGTCATCAACAGTGTGGCCTATTGGATACCTGCCTTGGGCTTCATAGCCATGGGCTTTCTGGATGAGAACCAAAAGACCTGGGCTTTGTCGATAATGATTTTCAGCACAGCGATTAATGGTGGAGAAATTATAGGCAGCTCTTTGAATGCCATCGATTTATCACCCAATCATGCAGGCCTACTGTATTCCATTATAAACACAGTGGCCAGTGTGGTGGCTCTGATGTCTCCCCTGGCGGCGGGTTTCATTGTTACAGATGTG CATAGTCGCTATCAATGGCAAATGGTTTTCGTTATTGCCGCCGTCGTTTTCATTGTGGGCAATTTGGTGTATATTATCTTCGGCACCGCTAAAGTTCAGTCATGGAATAGCATTGAGGAAGATAAAACGTATCCTGAACCTGAGGACATAGAGAGTGAAAGTGACAGCTGTAAGCACAAAACCAGCTTTTTaaatcgaaatgttggaaacccTTTAAGTTATtga
- the LOC106091530 gene encoding putative inorganic phosphate cotransporter isoform X2 — MGMRYIQATLLFIALVAMYFSRVNIGVAVVAMTNAETTNPNFPEFDWSEKQISYILSSFYWGFCVTQLPGGVLCKKYGSKLIMGLAIFCSGVLSVLTPFSVNWGGWKSLCVIRIVLGLAQGLIMPCVFDHLAKWSPEQERNRLGAFSHTGYDCGMVLAMALSGVIAESSMGWPGISYVSAGLCFVWCLLWLIFAANNPGDSKYISEVEKLYIESSNNQEVERKMQIPWRAIFTSIPFIALLVVRSAEQWGLTTLETQIPSYLNGVLKMEIRSNAFFSALPFLASWLISYIFMILADILQNRQILSLTAIRKVINSVAYWIPALGFIAMGFLDENQKTWALSIMIFSTAINGGEIIGSSLNAIDLSPNHAGLLYSIINTVASVVALMSPLAAGFIVTDVHSRYQWQMVFVIAAVVFIVGNLVYIIFGTAKVQSWNSIEEDKTYPEPEDIESESDSCKHKTSFLNRNVGNPLSY; from the exons ATGGGTATGCGTTATATCCAAGCTACCCTGCTATTTATAGCTTTAGTGGCCATGTATTTCAGTCGTGTCAATATCGGTGTGGCAGTGGTGGCCATGACCAATGCCGAAACTACCAATCCAAATTTTCcg GAATTCGATTGGAGCGAAAAACAAATCTCCTACATACTGTCCAGCTTCTATTGGGGCTTTTGTGTAACACAACTTCCTGGAGGAGTTTTGTGTAAAAAATACGGTTCCAAACTCATCATGGGTTTGGCCATCTTCTGTTCTGGTGTTTTGAGTGTTTTAACTCCCTTCTCTGTGAATTGGGGTGGCTGGAAGAGTCTGTGTGTTATACGTATTGTCTTGGGTCTGGCCCAAGGTCTGATAATGCCTTGTGTGTTTGATCACTTGGCCAAATGGTCACCCGAACAGGAACGCAATCGTTTGGGAGCCTTCAGTCATACAGGCTATGATTGTGGCATGGTTTTGGCCATGGCTCTAAGTGGAGTCATAGCTGAAAGCAGCATGGGATGGCCTGGAATTTCTTATGTCTCGGCGGGCCTATGTTTTGTCTGGTGTCTATTGTGGTTGATTTTTGCAGCCAATAATCCGGGAGATTCCAAGTATATAAGTGAAGTGGAAAAACTCTACATAGAATCCTCGAATAATCAAGAAGTGGAGAGGAAAATGCAAATTCCTTGGAGAGCCATATTTACCTCAATACCATTCATAGCCCTGTTGGTGGTACGCTCCGCAGAGCAATGGGGCTTGACCACGCTGGAAACGCAAATACCTTCCTACCTAAATGGTGTGCTCAAAATGGAAATACGCTCGAATGCCTTCTTCTCTGCCTTGCCttttttggccagttggttaaTCTCCTACATCTTCATGATATTGGCGGATATTTTACAAAATCGCCAAATATTATCCTTGACAGCCATTAGGAAGGTCATCAACAGTGTGGCCTATTGGATACCTGCCTTGGGCTTCATAGCCATGGGCTTTCTGGATGAGAACCAAAAGACCTGGGCTTTGTCGATAATGATTTTCAGCACAGCGATTAATGGTGGAGAAATTATAGGCAGCTCTTTGAATGCCATCGATTTATCACCCAATCATGCAGGCCTACTGTATTCCATTATAAACACAGTGGCCAGTGTGGTGGCTCTGATGTCTCCCCTGGCGGCGGGTTTCATTGTTACAGATGTG CATAGTCGCTATCAATGGCAAATGGTTTTCGTTATTGCCGCCGTCGTTTTCATTGTGGGCAATTTGGTGTATATTATCTTCGGCACCGCTAAAGTTCAGTCATGGAATAGCATTGAGGAAGATAAAACGTATCCTGAACCTGAGGACATAGAGAGTGAAAGTGACAGCTGTAAGCACAAAACCAGCTTTTTaaatcgaaatgttggaaacccTTTAAGTTATtga